AAAAGCTTAGTTTTATTTTGCAAAAGTTTTGTAACACCCGAGGGATTAAAATGTACTTTCATGAGATAGAATTTTGTTATTGGTTTGTTAATTATTTTTTGCAAATATATGTAATTAATTCTATCGATTTACTAGGGATTAGAAAATATTTTTTTATTTCTTTACTAATGAAGCGATTGTAATGCCTTCCATAGCCTTCAAAGTTTTATCTCTGATAAGCATTAAACCGTGACGCAGACTGCATTCAGACTCGGTTTTACAATCGGAGCAAGGCTCGTAAAAATTTAGTGAAGCACATGGCAAAAGAGCAATTGCACCGTCAAATAATCGGTGAATTTCTGCCAGAGTGATGTCATTTTTTGATTTAATTAGATAATATCCACCAAATTTCCCCTGCTTACTGCTCACAAAACGGCCGCGTTTTAGATCCAATAAAATCTGTTCTAAAAACTTTTTAGGAATATTGGCTCCATCAGCAATTTCTACAGTTCTAGAAATGTGATTTTCGTCTTGTTCTGCTAAATAAAGTAAGGCCTTAAGGGCGTATTTTGCTTTATGTGATAACATCTATTAATAAATTGTAAAATGTAAATGTATGATTTTTTAATATTGAAACCTAAACTCGACGTCTGAAACAAAGAAAATTAGAAGCATCCTAAATTACCAGCTTCCTCCAGAACCACCTCCCGAGAATCCGCCTCCGCCAAATCCTCCGCCGAAGCCTCCGCCTCCGCCAAAACCACCACCGGATGATCCGCCTCCGAAGCCTCCAAATCCGCCGCCACCGCTTCTTCCAAGATTACTTAGAATAATAACGTCAAGCAGGCTAGGGCCTCCACCATTACTGCCAGAATTTCCTCCTCCGCCTTTTTTATTTCGGGCAAGTAAAATCAAAATAATTACAACAATTACGATAAAAGGTAAAACGGGAAAATCTTGTCCCTTGGCTTTTTTGCGCTCTCCTTTGTATTTTCCTTTAAAAACATCAAAAAGAGCATCAGCACCTTTGTCAAGTCCTCGATAATAGCTTCCAGCTTTAAATTCAGGAATAATAATGTTTCTTGTAATTTCTCCGCCAATACCAGCAGTTAAACGATCTTCTAATCCGTAACCTGGAGAAATCCAGATTTTTCTTTCGGTTTTAGCTAATAAGATTAAAACACCGTTATCTTCTTTTGCTTGGCCAATTCCCCATTCCTGAGCCCATTTTGGAGTAAGAATACCAATATCTTCGCCTTTCAAGCTTTCGATAGTAATCACTACAATTTGTGTAGAAGTGGAGTCGGAATAACGAACTAGCTTTTCTTCCAATTGCGTTTTTTCAGAAGCACTTAAAACATTAGCGTAGTCGTAAACAGAAGTTTGAAAATCGGGTTTTTTTGGGATATCGAATTGCGCAAGAAGAGTATTGCAAACAAAAAAAGCGATAAACAAAAAAGTAAACTGAAAAATTCTATTGGAATTTGAGTTTTTATTTTTAGAATTTTTCATCATTTATCCTTTAGAAATTTCGTTTGATAATTCGTTGATATCATCTTCTTGAGATGGGAAATATTTTTTCAGTTGTTCTCCAGCATTTAGAATACCATCAACAATTCCCTGCTTAAAATTTCCAGCTTTAAAATGATTTATCATAATGTCTTTGGTACAATCCCAAAAATCATTAGACACTAAATCATTAATTCCTTTGTCGCCACAAATCACAAAGTTTTTATCCTCAACAGCAAAATAGAGTAGAACCCCATTCTGTAATTTAGTTTCATCCATTCGCAATTCATGAAAAACTTCTAAAGCTCTATGGTAATGAGCTTTAGAAGTAGTTTTTTCTATATGTACTCTAATTTCGCCAGAAGTATTGTTTTCAGCCACACGAATAGCTTCAACAATTTCATGCTCTTCTTCTTTGGTTAAAAAATCTTCTACTTTTGACATGGAAATGATTTTAGAGTTTATATTATAGATTGTTTCTAGAACCTAGAACTTTTTAGAATTTTATTTCAACTGGTTTATCTGCACCTGTAGAAGCTTCAAAGTATGGTTTTTCTTTGTATTCGCTCAAGAACCAGTTGTTTGGAATTTTCAAAACATATCCGTTGTAAACTTGTACAGCCTCATTAAAACGAGTTCTCGCAGTTAAAATCTGATTTTCAGTACTTGCTAATTCGTCTTGTAATTTCAAGAAGTTTTCGTTAGCCTTTAAAGTTGGATATTGCTCTACAGAAACCAATAATCTTGATAATGATGAACTTACACCACTTTGAGCCTGATTGAATTCTTTTAATTGTTCTGGAGTTACATTACTTGGATCAATTGTTACAGAAGTAGCTTTTGCACGAGCTTCGATTACAGCTGTTAAAGTTCCTTTTTCAAAGTCAGCAGCTCCTTTTACAGTGTTTACTAAATTCCCAATAAGATCATTACGTCTTTGGTAAGCCGTCTGAACATTTCCCCATTCTTTATTTACAGCTTGACTGTGCTGTAAAGCAGTATTTTTAATACCAATCGACCAAAATGCGATAATAGCAATAAGTGCTATAATAATTCCTACAGGGATTAACCACTTTTTCATATTTGTTTTGATTTAAGTTTATTTCTAGTTTTAATTACAATTCGTTTTTGATGTCGTTCAATTGCGTTTTTATGGACTCTAATTTACGTATTATTTCGAATTTATCTAACGTTTTCTTTTGTCCTTCTTTTAAATGTATTTTGGCGCCTTCGAGCGTAAATCCTCTCTCTTTTACAAGATGATAGATCAATTGTAGGTTGGTAATATCTTCGGGTGTGAACATTCTGTTTCCCTTTGCATTTTTTTTGGGTTTCAGGATATCAAATTCGCTGTCCCAAAATCGTATCAAAGAGGCATTGACATTAAAAGCTTTGGCTACTTCGCCAATACTATAATATCTTTTGTCTTTAGAAAGTTCAATATGCATGATTCGTTTTTTACTATTTTACTTCAAAAATACTATTTTTTCGGAATATTAATCTAATGATTGATTTTCTTGGTTGGCCATATGTGAAATTGCCACATATTCTACAGCCGAAATATTTCCGTAATAGAAATTCAGCGGGTTTACGACTTTACCATCTTTATGCACTTCATAGTGACAATGTGGTCCCTCGGATCTTCCAGTGCTTCCAACATATCCAATTACGTCTCCTCTTTTGACTTTTTGTCCAGGTCTACAGTTGTATTTGCTTAAATGAGCATATAGACTTTCATATCCAAAACCATGCCTGATCACAATGTGGTTTCCATAGCCAGATGCTGTATTATCAGCTCTTGCTACGACACCGTCACCAGTAGCATAAATTGGAGCGCCTGTATTGGCAGTAAAATCCATTCCGTTGTGCATTTTTCGTACTTTTGTGAAAGGGTCAATTCGGTATCCAAAACCAGAGGCAACTCGTTTTAAGTTTTCATTCTGAACAGGCTGAATGGCAGGAATTGCTAATAATAAACTTTCTTTAGCTCCAGCTAATTTTAAAATATCATCCAACGATTTTGATTGAATAGCTAATTCTTTGGACAGTTTATCAACTCTTTTTGTGGTGTTTAAAACCAATTGAGAATTATTATATCCTTCTAATGCTTTGTATCTCTCCGGATTTCTAAAACCGGCTTTTCTAATCGAATCCGGAATTTCAGCTTTATTAAAATAAATTCTGTAAATATTATTGTCACGTTCTTCTAAGGCATCTGCAACGGCATCAATTTCATCTAATTTTTTATTTAAAATAGAATATTGAAGTTTTAAATTCTCAATTTCACGTGCCTGTAAACGATCTTTCGGAGTTTCGAAATAAGGTGTATTAATTAAAAGAACGAAAACTAAAAAACCGAACAACGCCGAGGCGAGTAAAAACAGTAAGGCGTAGCCTATTTTTATTCTTTTTCTGGTTTTTATTTTCGTATAAGCCAGATTTTCTGAGTCGTAATAATATTTTACTTTCGCCATATTTTAAAATACGCTATTTTTGCACCTTGTAAAATGAGTTAGACGAACAAAATGGCTAAATGTTTCAGCTGTTCGATAATTTTTTACAAGAAGTAATGATTAGATATTGGGGCTATTTTATCATTAGATAATGCGCAAAATAGGCAATTTATTGTTTATAATATAAGTTTTTTGAATTCATTATAAAAAACTTAACGCATCATCAAATGAAACAATAAGTTAATGATCTAATTATCAAATTGACACATTAAAATTGACACATTTTTCTAATTTAAATATGAAATCACAAGACGTACGTAAACAATTTTTAGATTTTTTTGAGAGTAAAGGACACACTATTGTTCCTTCAGCTCCTCTTGTCCTTAAAGACGACCCAACCTTAATGTTCAACAACTCGGGAATGGCCCAGTTTAAAGAATTTTTCTTAGGGAACGGAACTCCAAAAAGTCCAAGAATAGCCGATACGCAAAAATGTCTTCGTGTTTCAGGAAAACATAATGATCTTGAAGAAGTTGGTATTGATACCTACCACCACACTATGTTTGAAATGTTAGGAAACTGGTCATTTGGTGATTACTTCAAAAAAGAAGCTATCAATTGGGCTTGGGAATTATTGACAGAGGTTTATAAAATTCCTAAAGAAAATCTTTATGTTTCTGTCTTTGAAGGAAGTAAAGAAGACAATGTTCCGTTTGATCAAGAAGCTTGGGATATTTGGAAAGAGTTAATTGATGAAGACCGAATTATTCTTGGAAATAAAGATGATAATTTCTGGGAAATGGGAGATCAGGGACCATGCGGCCCTTGTTCTGAAATTCACGTTGATTTACGTTCTGCAGAAGAAAAAGCTTTAAAACCAGGCAAAGAAGAAGTAAATAATGATCATCCTCAAGTAGTTGAAATCTGGAATAACGTATTTATGGAATTTAACCGTAAAGCGGATGGTTCATTAGAAAAACTTCCAGCACAGCACGTTGATACCGGAATGGGATTTGAGCGTTTGTGTATGGCTTTGCAAGGAAAAACATCAAACTATGATACTGATGTTTTCATGCCTTTAATTAGAGAAATCGAAACGATTACAGGTGCAAAATATACAACTAATGATGTAACAGGCATTAGTGAAGAACAAAATAAAATGAATATTGCGATTCGTGTAGTGGCAGATCACGTTCGTGCGGTAGCTTTTGCTATTGCTGATGGTCAGTTGCCTTCTAACACAGGTGCAGGATATGTAATTCGTAGAATTTTGCGTCGTGCAATTCGTTACGGTTTTACTTTCTTAGGAACAAAAGAGCCGTTTATTTTTAAATTGGTTGAAACTTTAAGCGAGCAGATGGGAGATTCTTTCCCAGAAATCAGAACTCAGAAAGCACTTTGCTCTAACGTAATTCGTGAAGAAGAAAATTCATTCCTTAAAACATTAGATCAGGGATTGATTCTTTTAGATGCTGTAATTTTAAACAATACAGGAGATACTGTTGATGGTAAGAAAGCATTTGAATTGTATGATACTTATGGATTTCCAATCGATTTAACCGCTTTAATTCTTTCTGAAAAAGGATTGAAATTGGATGAAGAAGGATTTAAAGAGCAATTGCAATTGCAAAAAGAAAGATCTCGTGCAGCATCAAAAGTAACAGCAGGAGACTGGAATGTACTTGTAGAGGATGATGTTCAGGAATTTATTGGATATGACAGATTATCGCATCAGGTAAAAATCACAAAATACCGTAGAGTTGAAAGTGCAAAAGACGGTGAGATTTTCCAATTGGTTTTCAATGCAACTCCATTTTACGGAGAAAGCGGAGGACAAACAGGAGACAAAGGCTATTTAGAAGCTCAAAACGGTGATATCGTTTACATTATCGATACAAAAAAAGAAAATAATCAAACGATTCATTTAGCAAAATCGTTACCGGAAAACCTTACGGGAACTTTTAACGCAGTTGTAGATGCTAATCAGAGAGCTAAAACCTCATCAAATCACTCGGCTACGCATTTATTGCACCAAGGTTTGCGTAAGATTTTAGGAACTCACATTGAGCAGAAAGGTTCGATGGTAAGAAATGCTTCTTTGCGTTTTGACTTTTCTCATTTCTCTAAAGTAACTGATGAAGAATTGGTTGAAGTTGAAAACTTCGTAAATGCAAGGATTCGCGAGAGTCTGCCATTAATCGAAAAAAGAGGAATTCCAAAAGAGCAGGCTTTGGAAGAGGGAGCAATTGCTTTATTTGGTGAGAAATATGGAGATTTAGTTCGTATGATTAAATTCGGTGATTCTGTCGAGTTGTGCGGAGGAACACACGTTGCAAATACATCAGATATCTGGCATTTTAAAATTGTTTCAGAAGGTGCTGTTGCAGCTGGAATCAGAAGGATTGAAGCGATTACAAGTGAAGCTGCAAAAGAATATTTTGAGTCGCAAGCAGTTTCTTTAACTGAAATTAAAGAAGCTCTTAAAAATGCTCAAGATCCTGTAAAATCAATTTTGGCTTTACAAGACGAAAATGCACAACTTAAAAAACAATTAGAAGCTTTATTAAAAGATAAAGCGAAAAATATGAAAGCTGATTTGGCTAAAGAATTACAAGAAATCAACGGAGTTCAATTCTTAGCAAAACAAGTAGATTTAAACCCAGAAGGAGCAAAAGATTTAGCTTATGAATTAGGCGGTTCTTATAACAATTTATTTGTAGTTTTCGCAACGGCTCACGAAGGAAAACCAATGTTAACTTGTTATATCTCTAAAGAAATTGTAGCAGCCAAAAACCTAAATGCAGGACAAGTGGTTCGCGAATTAGGGAAATACATCCAAGGTGGAGGTGGAGGCCAGCCTTTCTTCGCAACTGCAGGAGGTAAAAATGTTGATGGAATTGGAGAGGCTTTAGCTAAGGCTGTGGATTTCGTTAAATAAATAAAGATGCTAAGAATCTAAGATACTAAGGTTCTCAGTTTTTATAAAAGTAAACCCGATAAGTTTTATTACTTATCGGGTTTTATTTTTTGCAACAGATTAAATGATTAAAAAAGATTTTTTCTCATTTTTTCTCATTTCGACGAAGGAGAAATCTCCGCAAGTAACTCCGCAATCAAAGGCAATAATCTTTGTCGAGCTTCTTATGGAGATTTCTCCTTCGTCGAAATGACAAATAGCTCGTGTAAAAAAACTCAGAATCTTAGTTTCTTCGAGTCTTAAAACTATTTACGTTCCCCAATCTGCTGGCGCCACATAGCATAATAAAGCCCTTTCTCTACAATTAAATCCTCATGTTTTCCTTGCTCAATTATTTTTCCTTGTTCTAGAACAAATATCCTGTCAGCATGCATTACAGTTGATAAACGGTGTGCAATTAAAACTGTGATTCGGTTTTTATCTGAAATATTTCTGATTGTATCATTAATTTCTTCTTCGGTAATAGAATCCAATGCAGAAGTGGCTTCATCAAAAATCAATAAATTCGGATTTCTAAGAATTGCTCTGGCAATAGATAAACGTTGTTTTTCTCCACCCGAAACTTTGATTCCGCCTTCCCCGATTGTGGTATTTAAACCATCTTCGGCACGTCTAAGCAATTTATCACAGCTTGCACGTTTTAGTGCGTCGTACAGATCTTCGTCGGTTGCGTTTGGTTTTACGAATAATAAATTTTCACGGATTGTTCCAGAAAACAATTGGGCATCCTGAGTTACAAATCCTAATTGCTTTCTCAAATCTAAAAGATCAATATCTGTAGAATCAATATCATTATAGGTAACCTGACCTTCTGCAGGTGTATACAGCCCAACTAATAATTTGACCAAAGTAGTTTTACCAGAACCAGACGGCCCAACAAAAGCTACTGTTTGCCCTTGTTTAATTTCGAAATTGATATTTTCGACCGCTTTAAATTTAGCTGTTCTATGCTGAAAACTTACATTTGAAAAAAGCAATTTCTGAATTGCCCCAATATGTTTTGGATTTTTAGGACGAAATTCTTTTGGAGCGCTTAATAAGGTTTTAAAGTTCTCCATAGAAACTTTCGTTTCATTCAAAGCAATGATAAAGTTTCCTAATTCCTGTAAAGGGCCAAAAATAAAGAATGTAAAAAATACCATTGTCAATAAATCTCCAACGATAATTTTTCCGCCAAACAAGAAGTAATATAAAGCAAAAACAACACAGGTTCTTAAAAAGTGAACGGTTGTTCCCTGAATGAAACTTAAACTTCTAATAAAACGGATTTTCTCTAATTCTAATTGAAGGATTTTAAACGTATTCAGGTTTAAACGTTTTTCTTCCTGATAGGTTAAACCAAGACTTTTTACCAACTCAATGTTTCGCAAACTTTCGGTTGTAGAACCTGCAAGTGCATTGGTTTGATTTACAATTTTTCTGGAAACAATTTTGATCTTTTTACCTAGATACAAACTTACTAAAGCAATAATTGGGGCAGTAATTAAAAAGATGATCGAAATGCGAAGATCTATTCTTGCAACATATACGATTACGAATATAAACCCAATAATAGTCTGAAAAATTAAAGAAATAGAAAGTGTGATCAATTTTTCAGAATCAATTCTAACTTTAGTTAGTTTGCTTAACGTTTCACCACTTCGCTGATCTTCAAATTCTGCGTAAGGAAGATCAAGTGATTTTTTTATTCCGTCTGTATACATTTGAGCACCAGTTCTCTGTATGACGACGTTGGTAAAATAATCTTGAAAATTTTTGGTAATTCTAGAAATCATTGCAGCGCCAAGGGAAAGTCCAAGCCAAAAAGCTAGGGATTTAATGAATCCAATTTCGTTTCCTTTATATTTTGTAATTCCAACACCGCAATCCTGCATTAATTTTCCGGTAATTACTGAATCTGATAAACTGAAACAAATGTTGATAGTAGCCATTATCAAAGCAAAAAACAGAAGCATTTTATGTTTGATAATGTAGGTATATAATAATTTCATAAGTGATTTAAAAAAATGGAAGATGCAAAAGTAAGGAATTGTTTTAGTTTGTGAAGTTGATTTCTGTTATTAAAAATGTAAATTTTATGAAATCTTAAATATTATTTTTTGTGAAAGGTATTTTTAACGTTGAATTGAAAAAACAAATAAATCAGACCTGTATTTATATTTACTCGGTTATTATTTTTTTTATTAAACAAGTCCCTTTTATATTGTTCATTCAGAATGTATTAATATTTTTTTAAATGTATTATTTTTCTTAATGAGGAATCCCGTAAGGTTTTGATTTTGTGTTGTATTACGTTTGCTGTATAACAAATTTAACCCAATCAAAATGAAAAAAATTTTATGTCTTTTTGGAGCATTGACTCTATTATTATCATCGTGTTCAAATGATGAGTCTTCTTCAGATCTTGTTTTACTTAAAAAAACCGTTATTACAAATTCTGATGGTGAAAAATTTACTATTAATTACAAATATGACGGTAATAAAATCATAAGCGCTATTGATGATTCAGGAGATACAAGTCTCTATTACACTTATACAGGAGATCTAATTACTAAAATAGAGTTTAAATTTCCTGATGGAACAATCGATCAGATTAATACGTTTTCTTACAATGCAGAAGGTAAATTAACCACTTTTGTAAGAGTAGAACCTAATATGGATTGGGGACATAAAGAAGTTTACACATACAATACCGATGGTACAATTTCGGTTAAATCATATAGTGGCGATAGTAAAACTCAAACAGCTGGTGGTACTACGTCAACAATTAAATTTGTAAATGGTGAAGTTAGTGAAATCGTAGCCATTACTGCAAACCAGCCAGATCATAAATACACATACGATACTAAAAACAATCCTACGAAAAATATATTAGGAATGGATAAAATTGCATTTGTGGATGGAGAAGGAAATGGAGTTAAATTCAACATTTTAACAGATACAGCAGATGGTGATTTATGGACAAACAGCACTTTTACCTATAATGACCAAGGATACCCAACTAAAG
This portion of the Flavobacterium panacagri genome encodes:
- a CDS encoding TPM domain-containing protein, whose product is MKNSKNKNSNSNRIFQFTFLFIAFFVCNTLLAQFDIPKKPDFQTSVYDYANVLSASEKTQLEEKLVRYSDSTSTQIVVITIESLKGEDIGILTPKWAQEWGIGQAKEDNGVLILLAKTERKIWISPGYGLEDRLTAGIGGEITRNIIIPEFKAGSYYRGLDKGADALFDVFKGKYKGERKKAKGQDFPVLPFIVIVVIILILLARNKKGGGGNSGSNGGGPSLLDVIILSNLGRSGGGGFGGFGGGSSGGGFGGGGGFGGGFGGGGFSGGGSGGSW
- a CDS encoding RrF2 family transcriptional regulator — encoded protein: MLSHKAKYALKALLYLAEQDENHISRTVEIADGANIPKKFLEQILLDLKRGRFVSSKQGKFGGYYLIKSKNDITLAEIHRLFDGAIALLPCASLNFYEPCSDCKTESECSLRHGLMLIRDKTLKAMEGITIASLVKK
- a CDS encoding TPM domain-containing protein; this translates as MSKVEDFLTKEEEHEIVEAIRVAENNTSGEIRVHIEKTTSKAHYHRALEVFHELRMDETKLQNGVLLYFAVEDKNFVICGDKGINDLVSNDFWDCTKDIMINHFKAGNFKQGIVDGILNAGEQLKKYFPSQEDDINELSNEISKG
- a CDS encoding M23 family metallopeptidase; translation: MAKVKYYYDSENLAYTKIKTRKRIKIGYALLFLLASALFGFLVFVLLINTPYFETPKDRLQAREIENLKLQYSILNKKLDEIDAVADALEERDNNIYRIYFNKAEIPDSIRKAGFRNPERYKALEGYNNSQLVLNTTKRVDKLSKELAIQSKSLDDILKLAGAKESLLLAIPAIQPVQNENLKRVASGFGYRIDPFTKVRKMHNGMDFTANTGAPIYATGDGVVARADNTASGYGNHIVIRHGFGYESLYAHLSKYNCRPGQKVKRGDVIGYVGSTGRSEGPHCHYEVHKDGKVVNPLNFYYGNISAVEYVAISHMANQENQSLD
- a CDS encoding MerR family transcriptional regulator, translated to MHIELSKDKRYYSIGEVAKAFNVNASLIRFWDSEFDILKPKKNAKGNRMFTPEDITNLQLIYHLVKERGFTLEGAKIHLKEGQKKTLDKFEIIRKLESIKTQLNDIKNEL
- a CDS encoding LemA family protein — its product is MKKWLIPVGIIIALIAIIAFWSIGIKNTALQHSQAVNKEWGNVQTAYQRRNDLIGNLVNTVKGAADFEKGTLTAVIEARAKATSVTIDPSNVTPEQLKEFNQAQSGVSSSLSRLLVSVEQYPTLKANENFLKLQDELASTENQILTARTRFNEAVQVYNGYVLKIPNNWFLSEYKEKPYFEASTGADKPVEIKF
- a CDS encoding ABC transporter ATP-binding protein, which gives rise to MKLLYTYIIKHKMLLFFALIMATINICFSLSDSVITGKLMQDCGVGITKYKGNEIGFIKSLAFWLGLSLGAAMISRITKNFQDYFTNVVIQRTGAQMYTDGIKKSLDLPYAEFEDQRSGETLSKLTKVRIDSEKLITLSISLIFQTIIGFIFVIVYVARIDLRISIIFLITAPIIALVSLYLGKKIKIVSRKIVNQTNALAGSTTESLRNIELVKSLGLTYQEEKRLNLNTFKILQLELEKIRFIRSLSFIQGTTVHFLRTCVVFALYYFLFGGKIIVGDLLTMVFFTFFIFGPLQELGNFIIALNETKVSMENFKTLLSAPKEFRPKNPKHIGAIQKLLFSNVSFQHRTAKFKAVENINFEIKQGQTVAFVGPSGSGKTTLVKLLVGLYTPAEGQVTYNDIDSTDIDLLDLRKQLGFVTQDAQLFSGTIRENLLFVKPNATDEDLYDALKRASCDKLLRRAEDGLNTTIGEGGIKVSGGEKQRLSIARAILRNPNLLIFDEATSALDSITEEEINDTIRNISDKNRITVLIAHRLSTVMHADRIFVLEQGKIIEQGKHEDLIVEKGLYYAMWRQQIGERK
- the alaS gene encoding alanine--tRNA ligase, yielding MKSQDVRKQFLDFFESKGHTIVPSAPLVLKDDPTLMFNNSGMAQFKEFFLGNGTPKSPRIADTQKCLRVSGKHNDLEEVGIDTYHHTMFEMLGNWSFGDYFKKEAINWAWELLTEVYKIPKENLYVSVFEGSKEDNVPFDQEAWDIWKELIDEDRIILGNKDDNFWEMGDQGPCGPCSEIHVDLRSAEEKALKPGKEEVNNDHPQVVEIWNNVFMEFNRKADGSLEKLPAQHVDTGMGFERLCMALQGKTSNYDTDVFMPLIREIETITGAKYTTNDVTGISEEQNKMNIAIRVVADHVRAVAFAIADGQLPSNTGAGYVIRRILRRAIRYGFTFLGTKEPFIFKLVETLSEQMGDSFPEIRTQKALCSNVIREEENSFLKTLDQGLILLDAVILNNTGDTVDGKKAFELYDTYGFPIDLTALILSEKGLKLDEEGFKEQLQLQKERSRAASKVTAGDWNVLVEDDVQEFIGYDRLSHQVKITKYRRVESAKDGEIFQLVFNATPFYGESGGQTGDKGYLEAQNGDIVYIIDTKKENNQTIHLAKSLPENLTGTFNAVVDANQRAKTSSNHSATHLLHQGLRKILGTHIEQKGSMVRNASLRFDFSHFSKVTDEELVEVENFVNARIRESLPLIEKRGIPKEQALEEGAIALFGEKYGDLVRMIKFGDSVELCGGTHVANTSDIWHFKIVSEGAVAAGIRRIEAITSEAAKEYFESQAVSLTEIKEALKNAQDPVKSILALQDENAQLKKQLEALLKDKAKNMKADLAKELQEINGVQFLAKQVDLNPEGAKDLAYELGGSYNNLFVVFATAHEGKPMLTCYISKEIVAAKNLNAGQVVRELGKYIQGGGGGQPFFATAGGKNVDGIGEALAKAVDFVK